One Nostoc punctiforme PCC 73102 DNA window includes the following coding sequences:
- a CDS encoding AAA family ATPase, whose product MDDIDLQNLDSWKTLILQIIKNNSLPEERSSLIKLQQFLDKIRTPLEEFPRLKSKIDELQKQSAELIEPPLEYGVFLGKCPTRSTQFSSENEREIVVGVRGQRFEVKLATEEVPVEVLSEGQQLILNKVLNVVGVDNEQVMRGETAEVVNVISPVGTARVMNVPTDDKPVRVQSLDGNKFEVNCALSLRKSLHPGNIVQLDESQTLAIAKVKPRLHIRSGGNDGIVVEISDRLFQEGVEIGDLIRVDTRLQFAFEKLPSYQTGGLTLEEVPDVTYEDIGGLDDQTEAIKDAIELPYVYQKLFEEYQLVRPKGILLYGPPGCGKTMIAKAVANSLTQSIRSHLQEVEQKIILYQELSKNPDNQDALVAYQQLANNSRSPETVALIQNNISPEETQQQLVADLRLSNIDLEDINNSLERIQNILRREDGIRSFFLNVKGPELLNKYVGETENRIRKIFAEAKRRATFYTPVVIFFDEMEAMFRTRGSGRSSDVETTIVPQFLAEMDGVEATENIVIIGASNRPDMIDPAIQRPGRLDIKIKIDLPSRDSAIAILALHLTPDLPLQPYGLTNFTDSTVSTVPVLTFKPHVVQKTLNKLGENLTRLLDQIIAAIPHKFDVRKAKQESQNLINLCADEQVRKFIEEVALREQLAEEIIVDTVEFLFSVNSYLEAVTKAGKYYKFPLSIFISGAVLVSIVSRGKKIALKRQIATRGSQQLGLELNDLKEAMQEEFKENAEQLATNQLQEEIKSVNIYLGEEKQDPWSMEKLRIPQAS is encoded by the coding sequence AAGAGTTTCCCCGTTTGAAGTCAAAAATTGACGAATTGCAAAAACAGAGCGCCGAATTAATAGAACCTCCTTTGGAATATGGGGTCTTTCTCGGTAAATGCCCAACTAGATCTACTCAATTTAGTAGCGAAAATGAACGTGAGATAGTTGTTGGTGTGCGTGGACAAAGATTTGAAGTCAAACTGGCTACGGAAGAGGTTCCGGTAGAAGTACTATCTGAAGGCCAACAACTAATTTTGAACAAAGTTTTAAACGTTGTAGGGGTAGACAATGAACAGGTTATGCGTGGGGAAACGGCAGAAGTCGTTAACGTGATTAGTCCGGTTGGCACAGCCAGAGTGATGAATGTTCCCACAGATGATAAGCCAGTGCGAGTACAGTCGCTAGATGGTAATAAGTTTGAGGTTAATTGTGCGCTATCTTTGCGTAAGTCCCTGCATCCAGGAAACATAGTACAACTTGATGAAAGTCAGACATTGGCAATAGCTAAAGTTAAGCCTCGCCTACATATTCGTAGTGGTGGGAATGACGGTATTGTCGTAGAAATTAGCGATCGTCTTTTTCAAGAAGGTGTAGAAATTGGGGACTTGATCCGGGTAGATACAAGGCTACAGTTTGCTTTTGAAAAACTGCCAAGCTATCAAACTGGCGGCTTAACTTTGGAAGAAGTGCCAGATGTTACTTACGAAGACATCGGGGGACTAGATGATCAGACAGAAGCAATTAAGGATGCGATCGAACTACCCTACGTCTACCAAAAGTTGTTTGAGGAATATCAACTTGTCCGTCCCAAAGGAATTTTATTATATGGACCTCCTGGCTGTGGTAAAACCATGATTGCCAAGGCAGTAGCTAATAGTTTGACGCAAAGCATCCGCAGCCATCTTCAGGAGGTAGAACAAAAAATTATTCTCTATCAAGAACTCAGCAAAAATCCTGATAATCAGGATGCTCTAGTTGCTTATCAACAACTCGCCAATAATTCTCGATCGCCAGAAACCGTTGCTCTGATCCAAAACAATATTTCTCCAGAGGAGACACAGCAGCAATTAGTAGCAGATTTACGCCTGAGTAATATCGATTTGGAAGATATCAATAACTCTTTAGAACGAATTCAGAATATCCTACGACGTGAGGATGGAATCCGCAGTTTTTTCTTAAATGTCAAAGGACCAGAACTTCTCAACAAGTATGTTGGTGAAACAGAAAACCGCATCCGCAAAATATTTGCAGAAGCAAAACGCCGTGCTACTTTCTATACGCCAGTAGTTATCTTTTTTGATGAAATGGAGGCAATGTTTCGCACTAGGGGTTCAGGACGTTCATCTGATGTAGAAACAACTATTGTGCCTCAATTTTTGGCTGAGATGGATGGAGTTGAAGCCACAGAAAATATAGTGATTATCGGAGCTAGTAACCGACCAGACATGATTGATCCAGCTATTCAACGACCTGGACGCTTAGATATTAAAATTAAGATTGATCTGCCTTCGCGTGATTCAGCAATAGCAATTTTGGCGCTTCACTTAACACCTGATTTGCCACTACAGCCCTACGGTTTAACAAACTTTACCGATTCAACAGTTTCTACTGTTCCGGTTTTGACCTTTAAACCTCATGTTGTGCAAAAAACACTCAACAAGTTGGGTGAAAATCTGACTAGATTACTAGACCAAATAATTGCCGCAATTCCTCATAAATTTGATGTTCGTAAGGCAAAGCAAGAAAGCCAGAATTTAATTAATTTATGTGCAGATGAGCAAGTCAGAAAATTTATTGAGGAAGTAGCACTACGAGAGCAGCTAGCAGAGGAAATAATTGTAGATACAGTAGAATTCCTCTTTTCAGTTAATAGTTACTTAGAAGCGGTAACAAAAGCAGGGAAGTATTACAAATTTCCTCTCAGCATTTTCATTAGTGGAGCAGTTTTAGTGAGCATTGTTTCTCGAGGCAAGAAGATAGCTTTGAAACGGCAGATTGCTACTCGTGGTAGTCAGCAACTTGGTCTGGAACTAAATGATTTGAAAGAGGCAATGCAAGAAGAGTTTAAGGAAAACGCAGAACAACTGGCAACCAATCAATTGCAAGAAGAAATTAAATCTGTAAATATTTACCTGGGAGAGGAAAAACAAGACCCTTGGAGTATGGAGAAACTGAGAATTCCTCAAGCCAGTTAA